From Brienomyrus brachyistius isolate T26 chromosome 18, BBRACH_0.4, whole genome shotgun sequence, one genomic window encodes:
- the agap2 gene encoding arf-GAP with GTPase, ANK repeat and PH domain-containing protein 2 isoform X1 yields MVCPLQADHMSQSGSLQRRTTYLISLTLVKVESVGDDGVQHTKSSILGAAAGSREGEGWEDWELLAQQKKQDDEEETELEEDEVTTEPGTEWATPQSRDRSYPRVVEDRWSIVDDGCPKAKERSVVRPKVLPSTPVKDTDEVRTRWTAEEGEMDREESSDSKTSRAAPQMRKSVDTIAPKPSPRSSVPIRSGQRSGSLQKASGGTVSPRELWDVKEGISKSAKSLDRKEKAEARSPLSPVLVPSRGSWTGEEGKARAPHRRAEGAEDADAAATRGSPRTERLKTGSASLPTPVTPIPKPPRKGKSRTLDNSDLRILSEDLRRGKEGQALMGMGPTIGTTPAYGQAQRASARDRKMLKFISGIFTKSTPVPAGPMYGSVQRESSEEEAACANSQEWTLSRSVPELRLGVLGSLRSGHSALVNRYITGSYLPLESPEGSPRHTDTCATGLSHVMCTVTRSSLTCTLGGRHKKEVLVEGQSQLLLIREECGPPNAQFSDWLDAVILVFSLENDASFQEVYNNYSQLNSHRNMAEVPLIVVGTQDKISSTNPRTIEDARARRLCVDVRRCAYYETCATYGLNVERVFTEAAQKIVAYKKQLASQLACKSLPNSPSHSGGSTPVSGAFPGQASNGGQSSDYSSSLPSTPVVSHKEIRGGTDGAGNATPGPLRNAPRRRTSLFTNRRGSDTEKRSVDSKGDAAGGRAMPIKQSVLWKRGGSSLNKEWKKKYVTLSNNGMLSYHSSHNDYMQNVHGKEVDLLRVTVKVPGKRPPRAVTSCGPSPGLNGMVKDTPGPEGSTSAGLLRVDEAGGGVVSPRGERGVQRCPSSLSNKAQSVDSAVEGVSSPPTPKDHAPPSPMSDRKKHRRKKSMTQKGDATIGQAEEEENSDFMIVASTGQTWHFEAQSQEERDSWVQAIESQILASLQSCESSKNKARRSSQSEAVAIQAIRNARGNGLCVDCNAPNPTWASLNLGALICIECSGIHRNLGTHLSRVRSLDLDDWPRELTLVLTSIGNHMANSVWESCTKGRRKPTPEASREERESWIRAKYEQRLFVAPLPAPAQDSPATMYSRLLSAVKEKDLPKLLLLLAHSTKEEINTVPPSESTSDQGSALHTACQLGNVVMTQLLVWYGSDVMAKDSQGQTALTMAHLSNSQECADILLQHGCPPEPPLVVPVPGPPRKSSTASLGRASSRRGVS; encoded by the exons ATGGTCTGTCCACTGCAAGCGGACCACATGAGCCAATCCGGCAGTCTGCAGCGGCGCACCACCTACCTCATCTCCCTGACCCTGGTTAAAGTCGAGTCGGTGGGAGATGATGGGGTGCAGCACACGAAGAGCTCTATCCTGGGAGCGGCAGCAGGGAGCCGGGAAGGCGAGGGATGGGAGGACTGGGAGCTGCTGGCACAGCAGAAGAAACAGGATGATGAAGAGGAAACAGAGTTGGAGGAAGACGAAGTTACGACTGAGCCAGGGACAGAGTGGGCTACGCCCCAGAGCCGAGACAGATCGTACCCCAGGGTAGTTGAAGACAGGTGGTCCATTGTGGATGATGGCTGCCCCAAAGCAAAGGAGAGGTCAGTGGTCCGTCCCAAAGTGCTTCCTTCCACCCCTGTGAAGGACACTGATGAGGTAAGGACCAGATGGACTGCAGAGGAGGGAGAGATGGACAGAGAAGAATCCTCAGACAGTAAGACGTCCAGAGCGGCTCCGCAAATGAGGAAATCTGTCGATACCATTGCTCCTAAGCCCTCCCCCAGAAGCAGCGTTCCCATCCGCTCTGGTCAGCGGTCAGGGTCCCTACAGAAAGCCTCTGGTGGTACTGTGAGTCCGCGGGAGCTATGGGATGTGAAGGAAGGCATCTCTAAGTCCGCAAAGAGTCTGGACCGCAAGGAGAAAGCGGAGGCCAGGTCCCCCCTCAGCCCGGTCCTAGTGCCCAGCCGAGGGTCCTGGACCGGGGAAGAGGGGAAGGCCCGAGCTCCGCACAGAAGAGCTGAAGGGGCTGAGGATGCTGATGCGGCTGCCACAAGGGGGAGCCCCAGGACGGAGAGGCTGAAGACCGGGTCTGCCTCACTCCCAACCCCAGTCACGCCAATCCCTAAGCCTCCTCGTAAAGGTAAAAGTCGCACTTTGGATAACAGCGACCTGCGCATCCTGTCCGAAGACCTCCGGCGAGGCAAGGAGGGCCAGGCTCTGATGGGCATGGGACCTACTATAGGAACCACCCCAGCATATGGCCAGGCACAGAGAGCCTCGGCACGTGACCGCAAGATGTTAAAGTTCATTAGTGGGATTTTCACCAAGAGCACGCCCGTCCCAGCTGGCCCCATGTACGGCTCTGTGCAGCGGGAATCGAGCGAAGAGGAAG CGGCCTGTGCCAACAGCCAGGAATGGACCTTGAGTCGCTCAGTTCCAGAGCTCCGACTG GGGGTTCTGGGTAGCCTGCGCAGTGGCCATTCTGCACTGGTGAACAGATATATAACTGGCAGCTACCTTCCGCTGGAGTCCCCTGAAGGTTCACCTCGACACACTGACACATGTGCTACTGGCCTCAGTCATGTGATGTGTACTGTGACCCGCTCCTCTCTGACTTGTACCTTAGGGGGAAGGCACAAGAAGGAAGTGCTGGTTGAGGGGCAGAGCCAGTTGCTACTGATCCGGGAGGAGTGCGGTCCCCCAAACGCCCAA TTCAGCGACTGGCTGGATGCTGTCATTCTGGTCTTCAGCCTGGAGAATGACGCCAGCTTCCAGGAAGTATATAACAACTACAGCCAGCTGAACAGCCACCGCAACATGGCAGAGGTCCCTCTGATTGTGGTGGGGACACAGG ACAAGATCAGCAGCACCAACCCGCGGACGATTGAGGACGCACGAGCAAGAAGACTGTGTGTGGATGTGCGCCGCTGTGCTTACTACGAGACCTGTGCCACCTACGGGCTCAACGTGGAACGGGTCTTCACAGAGG CTGCCCAGAAGATAGTGGCCTACAAAAAGCAGCTAGCCTCCCAGCTGGCCTGCAAATCCTTGCCCAACTCCCCCAGTCATTCTGGGGGCTCCACGCCAGTGTCGGGAGCCTTCCCTGGGCAG GCCAGCAATGGAGGCCAGAGCAGTGATTACTCGTCATCTCTGCCCTCGACCCCTGTTGTCAGCCACAAGGAGATTCGGGGGGGCACCGATGGAGCTGGAAATGCCACTCCAGGGCCCCTGCGGAATGCCCCCCGGCGCCGGACATCTCTCTTCACG AACCGGCGGGGTAGCGACACAGAGAAGAGAAGCGTGGACAGCAAGGGGGACGCAGCCGGTGGGAGGGCCATGCCCATTAAGCAG AGCGTTCTGTGGAAGCGTGGTGGAAGTTCCCTCAACAAAGAGTGGAAGAAGAAATATGTGACCCTGAGCAACAACGGCATGCTGTCTTACCACTCGAGCCACAAT GATTACATGCAGAACGTCCATGGGAAGGAGGTGGACCTGCTCCGAGTCACCGTGAAGGTGCCGGGCAAGCGGCCGCCCCGTGCTGTCACTTCCTGTGGACCCTCGCCCGGCCTCAACGGGATGGTGAAAGATACCCCAGGGCCCGAGGGTAGCACCTCTG CCGGCCTGTTGCGCGTGGATGAGGCGGGCGGGGGTGTTGTTTCTCCACGTGGAGAGAGGGGGGTGCAACGCTGTCCGTCCTCCTTGTCCAATAAGGCCCAGAGCGTGG ATTCTGCTGTCGAAGGCGTAAGTAGCCCCCCCACTCCGAAAGACCATGCCCCACCTTCTCCAATGTCTGACAGAAAGAAGCACAGGAGGAAGAAGAGCATGACCCAGAAAGGTGACGCTACAATAGGGCAAGCTGAGG AGGAGGAGAACTCCGACTTCATGATCGTGGCCAGCACGGGGCAGACGTGGCACTTCGAGGCCCAGAGCCAGGAGGAGAGAGACTCCTGGGTGCAAGCCATTGAGAGCCAGATTCTGGCTAGCCTGCAGTCCTGTGAGAGCAGCAAGAACAAG GCACGCAGGAGCAGCCAGAGCGAGGCGGTAGCCATTCAGGCCATCAGGAACGCCCGGGGGAACGGTCTGTGTGTGGACTGCAACGCCCCCA ACCCTACCTGGGCCAGCCTCAACCTGGGCGCACTGATCTGCATCGAGTGCTCCGGGATCCACCGCAACCTGGGGACACATCTGTCACGCGTGCGCTCACTGGACCTGGACGACTGGCCGCGCGAGCTCACGCTGGTGCTCACGTCCATTGGGAACCACATGGCCAATAGTGTGTGGGAAAGCTGCACCAAGGGTCGCCGGAAGCCCACGCCGGAGGCCAGCcg GGAGGAGAGGGAATCATGGATCCGAGCCAAGTACGAGCAGAGGCTCTTCGTGGCCCCCCTGCCTGCACCGGCCCAGGACTCCCCAGCGACAATGTACTCCAGGCTGTTGTCTGCTGTGAAGGAGAAAGACCTTCCCAAGCTGCTCCTGCTCCTCGCCCACAGTACTAAGGAGGAGATCAACACAGTCCCGCCCAGCGAATCCACATCCGACCAGGGCTCCGCCCTCCACACAGCCTGTCAGCTGGGCAATGTTGTGATGACACAGCTGCTGGTCTGG TACGGCAGTGACGTGATGGCGAAGGATTCCCAGGGCCAGACTGCCCTGACGATGGCGCATCTATCTAACAGCCAGGAGTGTGCTGACATCTTGCTGCAGCATGGCTGCCCTCCTGAGCCCCCCCTCGTTGTCCCTGTGCCTGGTCCGCCCCGCAAGAGCAGCACCGCCAGCCTGGGTCGGGCCAGTTCTAGGAGAGGGGTTTCCTAG